A window of Acidobacteriota bacterium contains these coding sequences:
- a CDS encoding YIP1 family protein, whose protein sequence is MEDATDRPSYEPELASPPTPSPAQKYSAVQRLWMMFTSPGDVFSDISIKPTWRLAMVILVLLGVGAQAIIMPHVDTEATIRARIEQQGRELSEAQMDTAIEQAEKFSKFGPIIGLVVAPIAWVIMAAVFFIMLKLVSSDTDYTRTLSTTLHGYWPATVVQLILTAILIQRVGKVPQNELTNVVKANLGAFLSPDSPAWLTAAAGTISVFNIWAVILLIMGFAAVGKISRGKAATVVLVPWGVWIIAKAALAAVFA, encoded by the coding sequence ATGGAAGACGCCACGGATCGTCCGAGCTACGAACCCGAATTGGCCTCGCCGCCGACGCCGTCACCGGCACAGAAGTACAGTGCGGTGCAACGGCTGTGGATGATGTTCACCTCGCCCGGAGATGTTTTCTCCGACATCAGCATCAAACCGACATGGAGACTCGCGATGGTGATCCTGGTCCTACTCGGCGTGGGCGCGCAGGCAATCATCATGCCGCATGTCGACACGGAGGCGACAATCCGCGCCCGCATCGAGCAACAAGGCAGAGAGCTCAGCGAAGCCCAGATGGATACCGCCATCGAGCAGGCCGAGAAGTTCAGCAAGTTCGGCCCGATCATCGGTCTCGTCGTCGCACCCATCGCGTGGGTCATCATGGCGGCCGTGTTCTTCATCATGCTCAAGCTGGTGAGTTCGGACACCGACTACACCAGGACACTGTCGACAACCCTCCACGGTTACTGGCCGGCGACGGTGGTGCAGCTGATTCTGACTGCGATACTCATCCAGCGGGTCGGGAAGGTGCCACAGAACGAGCTCACGAATGTGGTCAAGGCCAACCTCGGGGCGTTCCTGTCGCCCGATTCCCCGGCCTGGTTGACAGCCGCAGCCGGTACCATCAGCGTATTCAACATCTGGGCGGTGATCCTGCTGATCATGGGCTTCGCGGCGGTCGGCAAGATTTCACGTGGAAAAGCCGCAACGGTGGTCCTGGTTCCCTGGGGTGTCTGGATCATAGCCAAGGCCGCGCTCGCAGCAGTGTTCGCATAG
- a CDS encoding efflux RND transporter periplasmic adaptor subunit: MKKILIVIGVLAVLGVVVWASLRDAGPRGTEVEVQATEKRTISSRVKATGEITPEKRVEISAKVVGEIINLPVVEGQEVHTGQLLLEIERDIYEAARDQARAALRQAEVSVRRQEVQLADARRNFHRTQELIADGLVSQEALDAAQLAVDTATVELEAQQHAVEQYRSALQRTQDDLARTTIRSPMDGTLIQLNAEQGETVVPGSTNLPGSVIMTIADMSVLLAEVDVSEVDVVNVALEQKAEVKVDALGTEHQEGRVVEIATSGRRDPAQGTIRFRVKVALDDPDPALRPAMTAKVDILTATSENAITAPIQAVVKRTLDDEGEELEGSAAKGVEESDVVYVIKDNEATVRTVETGVSDELHVEIIDGLTEGEEVIVGPYRTLKNLHAGDAVKREEKKDGKDEGDDEESGGVEVRVD; this comes from the coding sequence ATGAAGAAAATCCTGATCGTGATCGGTGTGCTCGCGGTGCTCGGGGTGGTCGTCTGGGCGAGCCTGCGCGATGCGGGTCCTCGCGGCACCGAGGTCGAGGTGCAGGCGACAGAAAAGCGAACAATCTCGTCGCGCGTCAAGGCGACCGGAGAGATCACGCCGGAGAAGCGGGTCGAGATTTCGGCCAAGGTAGTGGGCGAGATCATCAACCTGCCGGTGGTCGAAGGACAGGAGGTCCACACAGGGCAGCTCCTGCTCGAGATCGAGCGCGATATCTACGAAGCCGCCCGTGACCAGGCGCGAGCGGCCCTCCGCCAGGCCGAGGTATCGGTCCGACGCCAGGAGGTGCAGCTCGCCGACGCGCGCCGCAATTTTCACCGCACCCAGGAGCTGATCGCGGACGGGTTGGTGAGTCAGGAAGCACTCGACGCTGCTCAACTCGCCGTCGATACGGCGACGGTCGAGCTCGAGGCCCAGCAGCACGCCGTTGAACAATATCGATCGGCCCTGCAACGCACCCAGGACGACCTCGCGAGAACCACCATCCGCTCGCCAATGGACGGCACCCTCATCCAGCTCAACGCCGAACAGGGCGAGACGGTAGTGCCCGGCTCGACCAACCTCCCGGGCTCGGTCATCATGACGATCGCCGACATGTCGGTGCTGCTGGCCGAGGTCGACGTCAGCGAGGTGGACGTGGTCAACGTGGCCCTCGAACAGAAGGCCGAGGTCAAGGTCGACGCTCTCGGCACCGAGCATCAGGAGGGACGGGTGGTCGAGATCGCGACCTCCGGCCGGCGAGATCCGGCCCAGGGCACCATTCGCTTCAGGGTCAAGGTTGCCCTCGACGACCCCGATCCGGCGCTGCGCCCGGCGATGACCGCCAAGGTGGACATCCTCACTGCGACCAGCGAGAACGCGATCACCGCGCCGATTCAGGCGGTCGTCAAGAGGACCCTCGACGACGAAGGCGAAGAGCTCGAGGGATCGGCGGCCAAGGGAGTCGAGGAATCCGACGTGGTTTACGTCATCAAGGACAACGAGGCCACCGTTCGCACGGTCGAGACGGGCGTGTCCGACGAGCTTCACGTCGAAATCATCGACGGCCTGACGGAAGGCGAAGAGGTCATTGTCGGCCCCTACCGCACACTCAAGAACCTCCACGCTGGAGACGCCGTCAAGAGAGAAGAAAAGAAGGACGGCAAGGACGAAGGAGATGACGAGGAGTCCGGTGGTGTCGAGGTGCGCGTCGACTGA
- a CDS encoding transcriptional regulator codes for MVAPDSGEPPPHPLAEIDRTIHSPARLMVMTNLYVVESAEFIALMHLTGLSWGNLSTHLAKLDEAGYVETEKGFRGKKPYTMIRLTAVGRAAFQAYKNQIQQALADLPD; via the coding sequence ATGGTCGCACCTGACTCCGGCGAACCACCTCCCCATCCGTTGGCCGAGATCGACCGGACGATCCACTCGCCGGCACGGCTGATGGTGATGACCAATCTCTACGTGGTCGAGAGCGCAGAGTTCATCGCCCTGATGCACCTGACCGGTCTCAGTTGGGGCAATCTGTCCACCCACCTGGCAAAGCTCGACGAGGCGGGCTACGTCGAGACGGAGAAAGGATTTCGCGGTAAGAAACCGTACACCATGATCCGCCTCACCGCAGTCGGGCGGGCGGCTTTTCAGGCTTACAAGAACCAGATCCAGCAGGCGCTCGCTGACCTGCCCGATTGA
- a CDS encoding ABC transporter ATP-binding protein: MITISALRKIYHMGEVEVRALDGVDLEVDAGEYLAIMGPSGSGKSTLMNLIGCLDTPTSGDYILNRQRVSDLDDAELAEIRNHEIGFVFQTFNLLSRATALANVELPLIYARTSVKERRQRAQEALEKVGLGDRGKHQPNELSGGQRQRVAVARALVNNPSILLADEPTGNLDSRTSAEIMDLFDELNKGGNTLVVVTHEEDIAARAQRIVRLLDGKIVVDEKVGNSGEPS; encoded by the coding sequence CTGATCACGATCTCGGCCCTGCGCAAGATCTACCACATGGGTGAGGTCGAGGTGCGGGCGCTCGACGGGGTTGATCTCGAGGTCGATGCCGGTGAATACCTGGCCATCATGGGGCCGTCCGGCTCCGGCAAATCGACCCTGATGAACCTGATCGGCTGCCTCGACACACCCACCTCGGGCGATTACATCCTCAACCGCCAGCGAGTCTCGGACCTCGACGATGCCGAACTCGCCGAGATCCGAAACCACGAAATCGGCTTCGTGTTCCAGACCTTCAATCTGCTGTCCCGGGCAACGGCCCTCGCCAATGTCGAGCTGCCGCTGATCTACGCCCGGACCTCGGTCAAGGAGCGCCGCCAACGGGCCCAGGAAGCCCTCGAGAAAGTCGGGCTGGGGGATCGCGGCAAACACCAGCCGAACGAGCTGTCCGGAGGCCAACGGCAGCGCGTCGCGGTGGCGCGCGCATTGGTCAACAACCCGTCGATTCTGCTCGCCGACGAACCGACTGGAAACCTCGATTCAAGGACCTCGGCCGAGATCATGGATCTTTTCGACGAGCTCAACAAGGGAGGGAATACTCTGGTGGTGGTAACCCACGAAGAGGACATTGCCGCCCGCGCGCAGCGGATCGTGCGCCTGCTCGACGGCAAGATCGTGGTCGACGAGAAGGTCGGGAACTCGGGAGAGCCGTCGTGA
- a CDS encoding citrate/2-methylcitrate synthase — MAQFRTMMTVAACHIPEPENTELDAQWRRPARILSWTAGLAACAIRHLEGLGPVAPRDDLGYAANFLYQATGREPTKAEADAFEASLVVQAEHGLHAAALAALVVISTGADLGSAVLAGMGALSGARHGGANQLAFEMLDALDGPEHARSWTREAIARGHRFPGYGHRVYKCPDPRVRALEPYVKALLEAGNIQQLWHTYLAVREEIEGALGAKGVYANVDSITGLLYQPMGLPVSAFPIPFCLAIQTGWMAHCLEYLPNGKVIAPGAIYVG; from the coding sequence GATGGCCCAGTTCCGGACGATGATGACCGTCGCCGCCTGTCACATTCCCGAGCCCGAGAACACCGAGCTCGACGCCCAATGGCGGCGGCCGGCAAGAATATTGAGCTGGACTGCTGGGCTCGCCGCCTGTGCGATCCGCCACCTCGAAGGCCTGGGCCCGGTGGCACCACGCGACGATCTCGGCTATGCGGCGAACTTCCTCTATCAGGCGACAGGTCGCGAACCGACGAAAGCCGAGGCCGACGCGTTCGAGGCGAGCCTGGTCGTGCAGGCCGAGCACGGATTGCACGCCGCTGCCTTGGCCGCTCTGGTCGTCATCTCGACCGGCGCCGATCTCGGCTCGGCGGTTCTGGCCGGGATGGGCGCACTGTCGGGTGCCCGCCACGGCGGCGCCAACCAGCTCGCCTTCGAAATGCTGGATGCACTGGACGGACCCGAGCACGCCCGATCCTGGACACGAGAGGCGATCGCTCGCGGCCATCGATTCCCCGGTTACGGCCACCGCGTCTACAAGTGCCCCGATCCGAGGGTTCGCGCCCTCGAACCGTATGTCAAGGCTCTGCTCGAGGCGGGCAACATCCAGCAGCTCTGGCACACCTACCTGGCGGTGCGGGAGGAGATCGAGGGCGCCCTGGGCGCGAAGGGGGTTTACGCCAATGTCGACAGCATCACCGGCCTCCTCTACCAACCGATGGGCCTGCCGGTGAGCGCCTTCCCGATCCCGTTCTGTCTGGCAATCCAGACCGGCTGGATGGCGCACTGCCTCGAGTACCTGCCCAATGGCAAGGTCATCGCACCGGGGGCGATTTACGTCGGCTGA
- a CDS encoding phosphatidylserine/phosphatidylglycerophosphate/cardiolipin synthase family protein, with protein MNGKRHLPRLTAIALLPILSSQIVVAGDGESIQDLVTRVGRARWTYDNSVELIVDPRDAWQMRIDLARNARHHLLISTFSWHNDVSGNEYRDILINAIDRRRAEGVDLKIRVLADASSLFLFSRMFASLEKHGARVRGYNRSTWGLTPLYDGRMHDKIFVADGRTAIVSGRNLSDDYYDFDHWWLDLGVEVKGHAVDDLQMIFLKSWELTEFNRKAGRFLLPQEMLLEELKAFWRTGRFPNGHSPLEKYMTDEYFPVRHEPQGSVPVAVLNDNPLLRRRAATTDLLIELAGVAEKRIDLMTPFPNFDSSLTDALVGAVDRGVEVRLFTNGREAALRPGPFLLAGYPTLIRLAEAGAEIWSWRGNEELLRQIKDAGCQSELMPPIALHGKLALVDDELSIVHSSNFNIRSTYYNTEAGVAVLDRDFNRELTEVLSDLTESHDVEVDCGDGNGNAIVPELVVRLGPADISRMKDELGDRQKFLDAWSVTW; from the coding sequence ATGAACGGGAAACGGCATCTGCCACGCCTTACTGCGATTGCCCTGCTGCCGATATTGAGCAGCCAGATCGTGGTTGCAGGTGACGGGGAGTCGATTCAGGACCTGGTTACCCGTGTCGGTCGTGCCCGGTGGACATACGACAACTCGGTCGAGTTGATCGTGGATCCGCGGGACGCCTGGCAGATGCGGATCGATCTCGCGAGGAACGCCCGACATCATCTTCTGATCAGCACGTTTTCCTGGCACAACGACGTCTCCGGCAACGAATATCGTGACATCCTGATCAATGCCATTGATCGGCGAAGGGCCGAGGGAGTCGACCTCAAGATCAGGGTGTTGGCCGACGCCTCGTCGTTATTTCTGTTCAGCAGGATGTTCGCGTCGCTCGAGAAGCACGGAGCCCGGGTTCGCGGTTACAACCGCTCCACCTGGGGTTTGACTCCGCTTTACGACGGCCGAATGCACGACAAGATCTTTGTCGCCGACGGGCGCACCGCGATCGTGAGCGGGCGAAACCTTTCCGACGATTACTACGACTTCGATCACTGGTGGCTCGACCTCGGAGTCGAGGTGAAGGGCCACGCCGTCGATGACCTGCAGATGATCTTCCTCAAATCGTGGGAGTTGACCGAGTTCAACCGCAAGGCGGGGAGGTTCTTGTTGCCGCAGGAGATGCTGCTCGAGGAGCTCAAAGCCTTCTGGCGGACCGGGCGCTTTCCGAATGGCCACAGCCCACTCGAAAAATACATGACCGACGAGTATTTTCCCGTCCGGCACGAGCCTCAGGGATCAGTGCCGGTGGCGGTCCTCAACGACAACCCTCTGTTGAGGCGGCGCGCAGCGACCACCGACCTGCTGATCGAGCTTGCCGGAGTGGCCGAGAAGCGTATCGACCTGATGACCCCGTTCCCAAACTTCGACTCTTCGCTGACCGACGCGCTGGTTGGAGCGGTGGATCGAGGCGTCGAGGTGAGGCTCTTCACCAATGGGCGAGAAGCGGCGCTGAGGCCGGGACCGTTCCTGCTCGCCGGGTACCCGACCCTGATCCGGCTCGCCGAAGCCGGTGCCGAGATCTGGTCGTGGAGAGGTAACGAGGAGTTACTTCGGCAGATCAAGGACGCCGGCTGCCAGTCGGAGTTGATGCCGCCGATCGCCCTGCACGGGAAACTGGCCCTGGTCGACGATGAGCTGTCGATCGTCCACTCGTCAAATTTCAACATTCGTTCGACCTACTACAACACCGAAGCCGGCGTGGCAGTGCTCGATCGGGACTTCAATCGAGAGCTGACCGAGGTCCTCTCCGATCTGACCGAGTCTCACGACGTCGAGGTGGATTGTGGAGACGGGAATGGAAACGCGATCGTACCTGAGCTGGTGGTTCGCCTCGGACCGGCGGACATTTCGAGGATGAAAGACGAGCTCGGCGACAGGCAGAAGTTCCTCGATGCCTGGAGCGTGACCTGGTGA
- a CDS encoding FxsA family protein encodes MFLRLLLLFTVVPLIELFLLVKLGTIIGIGPTVLIVICTGVLGAWLARSQGLGVLRRITEDLNQGRMPTGSLVDGLLILIAGAVLLTPGLITDALGFFLLLPPGRALVRKAITTRLSRRSETAVPDVIDVDWHREG; translated from the coding sequence ATGTTCCTGCGCCTTCTCCTGCTCTTCACCGTCGTGCCGTTGATCGAGCTCTTCCTGCTCGTCAAGCTCGGCACCATCATCGGCATCGGACCAACCGTGCTCATCGTGATCTGTACAGGCGTCCTGGGGGCGTGGCTCGCCCGTTCGCAGGGACTCGGCGTCCTGCGCCGCATCACGGAGGATTTGAACCAGGGACGCATGCCGACCGGCTCGCTGGTTGATGGACTGCTGATTCTCATCGCGGGCGCCGTTCTGCTGACACCCGGCCTGATCACGGATGCTCTGGGGTTCTTTCTTCTGCTGCCGCCCGGACGGGCCCTGGTGAGGAAGGCCATCACGACCCGGCTCTCCCGGAGGAGCGAAACCGCCGTGCCTGACGTCATCGACGTCGATTGGCACCGCGAAGGCTGA
- a CDS encoding ABC transporter permease has protein sequence MIWDNLLIALQAIRANKMRSLLTMLGIIIGVAAVIAVVSIVQGLNFVIATQFEGVGVTYIMVFPRQDLQDPDLAGREVTLTYEDGLAIMERATGLAYFNPIFFRGEVTKAGSRRYATMLLGVGPYHQEVANHWVDRGRFFSDLDLQRAARVCLVGQEVIDELELEEPVLGTDLIVGSSAFTIIGVMEYQGEMLGQNQDDFVLIPITTARDIYGVEAFKQLRLDFQAESPETVDQARDQMTEILRERHRLPEGMKNDFQILLQEELLETTGAILGTITSVVAGIVSIALLVGGIGIMNIMLVSVTERTREIGVRKAVGARKSDILVQFLIEAVTISLFGGFIGVLAGWGLGILGAKAIPGFPPAHVPLWAVALGFGFAALVGIFFGTYPAAKASALDPIEALRYE, from the coding sequence GTGATCTGGGACAACCTCCTCATCGCCCTGCAGGCAATCCGCGCCAACAAGATGCGCTCGCTGCTGACAATGCTCGGCATCATCATCGGCGTGGCGGCCGTGATCGCGGTGGTTTCGATCGTGCAGGGGCTCAACTTCGTCATCGCGACCCAGTTCGAAGGGGTCGGCGTCACCTACATCATGGTCTTCCCACGGCAGGATCTGCAAGACCCGGATCTGGCCGGCCGCGAAGTCACCCTGACCTACGAAGATGGCCTCGCGATCATGGAACGCGCGACCGGCCTCGCGTACTTCAATCCAATATTTTTTCGCGGCGAGGTAACGAAGGCCGGAAGCCGACGCTACGCGACGATGTTGCTCGGGGTCGGTCCGTACCACCAGGAGGTGGCGAACCACTGGGTCGATCGGGGGCGGTTCTTCTCCGACCTCGACCTGCAACGTGCGGCGAGGGTCTGTCTGGTCGGCCAGGAAGTGATCGATGAGCTCGAGCTCGAAGAACCGGTTCTCGGCACCGACCTGATCGTCGGTTCCTCGGCCTTCACCATCATCGGCGTCATGGAGTACCAGGGAGAAATGCTGGGCCAGAATCAGGATGATTTTGTCCTCATTCCCATCACCACGGCACGCGATATATATGGAGTCGAGGCCTTCAAGCAGCTCCGATTGGATTTCCAGGCCGAGAGTCCGGAAACCGTCGATCAGGCGCGAGATCAGATGACGGAGATTCTCCGCGAGCGCCACCGGCTTCCGGAAGGCATGAAGAATGACTTCCAAATTCTGCTGCAGGAGGAGCTCCTCGAAACCACCGGGGCAATTCTCGGCACGATCACGTCGGTTGTCGCCGGCATCGTGTCGATCGCACTTCTGGTCGGCGGCATCGGCATCATGAACATCATGCTGGTATCGGTCACCGAGCGCACGCGGGAGATCGGAGTGCGCAAGGCAGTCGGTGCCCGCAAATCAGACATTCTGGTGCAGTTCCTGATCGAGGCTGTGACCATTTCGCTCTTCGGCGGGTTCATCGGCGTGCTCGCCGGCTGGGGGCTCGGGATCCTCGGGGCCAAGGCGATACCGGGCTTTCCGCCGGCCCACGTGCCCCTGTGGGCAGTCGCCCTCGGCTTCGGATTCGCGGCGCTGGTCGGCATCTTCTTCGGCACCTACCCGGCCGCGAAGGCCTCGGCCCTCGACCCGATCGAGGCGCTCCGCTATGAATGA